A part of Winslowiella toletana genomic DNA contains:
- the carB gene encoding carbamoyl-phosphate synthase large subunit, giving the protein MPKRTDIKSILILGAGPIVIGQACEFDYSGAQACKALREEGYRVILVNSNPATIMTDPEMADATYIEPIHWEVVRKIIEKERPDAVLPTMGGQTALNCALELERKGVLAEFGVTMIGATADAIDKAEDRQRFDKAMKRIGLDTARSGIAHTMEEALAVSEELGFPCIIRPSFTMGGTGGGIAYNREEFEEICERGLDLSPTSELLIDESLIGWKEYEMEVVRDKNDNCIIVCSIENFDAMGIHTGDSITVAPAQTLTDKEYQIMRNASMAVLREIGVETGGSNVQFSINPQNGRMIIIEMNPRVSRSSALASKATGFPIAKVAAKLAVGFTLDELMNDITGGRTPASFEPSIDYVVTKIPRFNFEKFAGANDRLTTQMKSVGEVMAIGRTFQESVQKALRGLEVGANGFDPKVSLDDPEALTRIRRELKDAGCDRIWYVADAFRAGMSVDGVFNLTNIDRWFLVQIEELVRLEEQVAQEGINGLTYEVLRNLKRKGFADARLSDLAGVAESEVRKLREQLNLHPVYKRVDTCAAEFATDTAYMYSTYEEECESNPNSGREKIMVLGGGPNRIGQGIEFDYCCVHASLALREDGYETIMVNCNPETVSTDYDTSDRLYFEPVTLEDVLEIVRIEKPKGVIVQYGGQTPLKLARALEAAGVPVIGTSPDAIDRAEDRERFQQAVDRLGLKQPANATVTALEQAVDKATLIGYPLVVRPSYVLGGRAMEIVYDEIDLKRYFQTAVSVSNDAPVLLDRFLDDAVEVDVDAICDGERVLIGGIMEHIEQAGVHSGDSACSLPAYTLSVEIQNVMRQQVEKLAFELCVRGLMNVQFAVKDNEVYLIEVNPRAARTVPFVSKATGVPLAKVAARVMAGKSLAEQGVTEEVIPPYYSVKEVVLPFNKFQGVDPILGPEMRSTGEVMGVGRTFAEAFAKAMLGAQSNMKKSGRALLSVREGDKKRIVDLAAKLQKFGFELDATHGTAVILGEAGINPRLVNKVHEGRPHIQDRLKNGEYAYIVNTTAGRQAIEDSKLIRRSALQYKVHYDTTLNGGFATAMSLNADPTEKVTSVQEMHAQIKAHQG; this is encoded by the coding sequence ATGCCAAAACGTACCGACATAAAAAGTATCCTGATTCTTGGCGCTGGCCCGATCGTTATCGGCCAGGCTTGTGAATTCGACTACTCTGGCGCGCAAGCCTGTAAAGCGCTGCGTGAAGAGGGTTACCGCGTAATCCTGGTGAACTCCAACCCGGCGACGATTATGACCGACCCGGAAATGGCCGATGCCACTTATATCGAGCCGATTCACTGGGAAGTGGTGCGCAAAATCATTGAAAAAGAGCGCCCGGATGCGGTGCTGCCGACCATGGGTGGCCAGACTGCGCTGAACTGTGCGCTGGAACTGGAGCGCAAAGGTGTACTGGCCGAATTTGGCGTCACCATGATTGGCGCGACTGCCGATGCGATTGATAAAGCGGAAGATCGTCAGCGCTTTGATAAAGCGATGAAAAGAATTGGTCTGGATACTGCGCGTTCCGGCATCGCCCACACCATGGAAGAAGCGCTGGCGGTTTCTGAAGAGCTGGGTTTCCCGTGCATTATCCGTCCCTCTTTCACCATGGGCGGCACCGGTGGCGGTATCGCTTATAACCGTGAAGAGTTCGAAGAGATCTGTGAGCGTGGCCTCGACCTGTCACCGACCAGTGAGCTGCTGATTGATGAGTCGCTGATTGGCTGGAAAGAGTATGAGATGGAAGTGGTTCGCGATAAGAACGACAACTGCATTATTGTCTGTTCTATCGAAAACTTTGACGCCATGGGCATCCATACCGGTGACTCGATCACCGTCGCGCCGGCGCAGACGCTGACCGATAAAGAGTATCAAATCATGCGTAATGCCTCGATGGCGGTACTGCGTGAGATTGGCGTCGAAACCGGTGGCTCTAACGTGCAGTTCTCGATCAATCCGCAGAATGGTCGCATGATCATTATCGAGATGAACCCGCGCGTTTCCCGCTCTTCAGCGCTGGCATCGAAAGCGACCGGCTTCCCGATTGCGAAAGTGGCCGCCAAGCTGGCGGTTGGTTTCACGCTGGACGAACTGATGAACGATATCACCGGTGGCCGTACCCCGGCGTCGTTTGAACCGTCCATCGACTATGTCGTGACCAAAATTCCTCGCTTTAACTTCGAGAAGTTTGCCGGCGCCAATGACCGGCTGACGACGCAGATGAAATCTGTCGGTGAAGTGATGGCGATTGGCCGCACCTTCCAGGAATCAGTGCAGAAAGCGCTGCGCGGTCTGGAAGTGGGCGCTAACGGTTTTGACCCAAAAGTGAGTCTGGATGATCCGGAAGCGCTGACCCGCATTCGCCGTGAGCTGAAAGATGCTGGTTGCGACCGTATCTGGTATGTGGCTGACGCTTTCCGCGCGGGTATGTCGGTCGATGGCGTGTTTAACCTGACCAATATCGACCGCTGGTTCCTGGTGCAAATCGAAGAGCTGGTGCGTCTGGAAGAGCAGGTGGCGCAGGAAGGCATCAATGGCCTGACTTACGAAGTGCTGCGTAATCTGAAGCGTAAAGGCTTCGCCGATGCACGTCTGTCGGATCTGGCGGGCGTTGCGGAATCCGAAGTGCGTAAGCTGCGTGAACAGCTAAACCTGCATCCGGTCTATAAGCGCGTTGATACCTGTGCGGCGGAGTTCGCCACCGATACCGCTTATATGTACTCAACTTATGAAGAAGAGTGCGAATCCAATCCAAACAGCGGCCGTGAAAAAATCATGGTGCTGGGCGGCGGTCCAAACCGTATCGGCCAGGGGATCGAATTCGATTACTGCTGTGTGCATGCCTCGCTGGCGCTGCGTGAAGATGGTTACGAGACCATTATGGTTAACTGTAACCCGGAAACTGTCTCCACCGACTATGACACCTCAGACCGCCTCTACTTTGAGCCGGTAACCCTTGAAGATGTGCTGGAAATTGTGCGCATCGAAAAACCAAAAGGGGTTATCGTGCAGTACGGTGGCCAGACGCCACTGAAACTGGCGCGTGCGCTGGAAGCCGCCGGTGTGCCGGTTATCGGCACCAGCCCGGATGCGATTGACCGTGCTGAAGACCGTGAGCGTTTCCAGCAGGCAGTGGATCGTCTCGGCCTGAAGCAGCCCGCCAACGCCACGGTTACCGCACTGGAGCAGGCAGTTGATAAAGCGACGCTGATTGGCTATCCGTTGGTGGTGCGTCCGTCTTATGTGCTCGGTGGGCGTGCGATGGAAATCGTTTACGACGAAATCGACCTGAAGCGTTACTTCCAGACTGCGGTATCGGTTTCCAACGATGCGCCAGTGCTGCTGGATCGCTTCCTCGATGATGCAGTAGAAGTGGACGTTGACGCTATTTGCGACGGTGAGCGCGTGCTGATCGGCGGCATTATGGAGCATATCGAGCAGGCTGGCGTGCACTCCGGTGACTCGGCATGTTCACTGCCAGCGTACACCCTGAGCGTTGAAATTCAGAATGTGATGCGCCAGCAGGTTGAGAAACTGGCGTTTGAGTTGTGCGTTCGTGGTCTGATGAACGTACAGTTCGCGGTAAAAGACAACGAAGTCTACCTGATTGAAGTTAACCCGCGCGCCGCCCGTACTGTGCCTTTCGTCTCGAAAGCGACCGGTGTGCCGCTGGCGAAAGTCGCCGCCCGCGTGATGGCGGGTAAATCACTGGCGGAGCAGGGTGTAACGGAAGAGGTGATTCCGCCTTACTACTCAGTGAAAGAAGTGGTGCTGCCGTTTAACAAGTTCCAGGGCGTTGACCCGATTCTTGGTCCGGAAATGCGCTCCACTGGTGAAGTGATGGGTGTGGGTCGTACCTTTGCGGAAGCTTTCGCTAAAGCAATGCTGGGTGCGCAGTCCAATATGAAGAAATCAGGCCGTGCGCTGCTGTCGGTGCGTGAAGGCGATAAGAAACGTATTGTTGACCTCGCCGCGAAGCTGCAGAAATTTGGTTTCGAGCTGGATGCGACCCACGGTACGGCGGTGATCCTTGGTGAAGCCGGTATCAACCCACGTCTGGTCAACAAGGTGCATGAAGGTCGTCCACATATTCAGGACCGTCTGAAAAATGGTGAGTACGCCTATATCGTGAACACCACCGCCGGACGTCAGGCGATTGAAGACTCGAAGCTGATTCGCCGTAGCGCACTGCAGTATAAAGTGCACTATGACACCACGCTGAACGGCGGCTTTGCCACCGCGATGTCGCTGAATGCGGACCCGACGGAGAAAGTGACCTCCGTGCAGGAGATGCATGCGCAAATTAAGGCCCATCAGGGCTGA
- a CDS encoding LysE family transporter, with product MLETSLFVAAIATLGMLSPGPDFFLIIKNAARYARGTALVTSLGVICGVATHMTYCVAGLAVLITTTPWLFMLLKYAGAAYLIYVGVQALLARGNSKMDLDNVQRAGTSLKKAFLQGYLCNLLNPKATLFFLSVFTQVLSINSGFGEKLWYAGIILGLSVIWWPMLVFLIQSAPVRRGLAKAQKMIDKLLGGILIGLGIKVALS from the coding sequence ATGTTAGAAACCAGCTTGTTTGTTGCGGCGATTGCAACTCTGGGCATGCTCTCTCCCGGGCCCGATTTTTTCCTGATTATAAAAAATGCGGCGCGTTATGCGCGCGGCACTGCTCTGGTTACCTCGCTCGGCGTAATTTGCGGCGTGGCGACCCATATGACCTACTGCGTTGCCGGTCTGGCGGTGCTGATCACCACCACGCCATGGCTGTTTATGTTGCTGAAATATGCCGGCGCCGCTTATCTGATCTATGTCGGCGTACAGGCTCTGCTGGCGCGCGGTAACAGTAAGATGGATCTCGATAATGTTCAGCGCGCCGGGACATCACTGAAAAAGGCATTTTTGCAGGGCTATCTGTGTAACCTGTTAAATCCGAAAGCCACACTGTTCTTCCTTTCGGTGTTTACTCAGGTGCTGAGCATCAACTCCGGCTTTGGCGAGAAGTTATGGTATGCGGGTATTATTCTCGGCCTGTCAGTAATCTGGTGGCCGATGCTGGTGTTTCTGATTCAGAGCGCGCCGGTTCGTCGCGGCCTGGCAAAAGCGCAGAAGATGATCGATAAACTGCTGGGCGGAATTTTGATTGGACTGGGGATCAAGGTAGCGCTCTCCTGA
- the folA gene encoding type 3 dihydrofolate reductase: MKISLIAALAADRVIGMENAMPWNLPADLAWFKRITLNKPVMMGRLTWESIGRPLPNRLNIVISSKPGNAENVTWVTSIEEAINAAGDAEEIMVIGGGRIYEQMLGRADRLYLTHIDAEVEGDTHFPDYEPDEWESTFSEFHDADENNSHSFCFEILERR, encoded by the coding sequence ATGAAGATTAGTCTTATCGCGGCGCTGGCTGCCGATCGCGTTATTGGTATGGAAAACGCGATGCCGTGGAATTTACCCGCGGATCTCGCCTGGTTCAAACGTATTACCCTGAACAAACCGGTGATGATGGGTCGTCTGACCTGGGAATCCATTGGTCGTCCGCTGCCGAATCGCCTGAATATTGTGATCAGCAGCAAGCCCGGCAACGCGGAAAACGTGACCTGGGTGACCTCGATTGAGGAAGCGATCAACGCCGCTGGTGATGCGGAAGAGATTATGGTGATTGGCGGTGGCCGTATCTATGAGCAGATGCTTGGCCGTGCTGACCGTCTGTATCTGACCCATATTGACGCTGAAGTAGAAGGTGATACGCACTTCCCGGACTACGAACCGGATGAGTGGGAATCCACCTTTAGTGAATTCCACGACGCGGATGAGAACAACTCACACAGTTTCTGTTTCGAAATCCTCGAACGCCGCTAG